GTGCACGACAGGTTGGTACACACCTGCAAACGGTACTTCCCCATCGGCTTCTTGTAGAACATGGTGTAGAAGGAGGCGACGCCGCCGACAAAGGCCGCCGACTCGCCCAAGAGCGCGGCGACGTACTCCAGCACCTCTTGACTGAGATAGCCGAACTCGCGCTGGGCCAGCCACAACACCGGCAGCATCGCCGCCCGTTTGGTCGGGTAGCGGCGCAGATACTCGTCGAACTGCTGCTTGGCGGCGGGCGAGAACTCAACGGCCATGTTCGTCTCGAAGCGGTGCACGGCGGGCGATACGCTCAGCGATCGCACTCGCCTCCGATCATGTTGACCATGCCGAAGGTGGGGATGATATCGGCCAGCAT
The DNA window shown above is from Deltaproteobacteria bacterium and carries:
- a CDS encoding NAD(P)H-dependent oxidoreductase subunit E, which translates into the protein MAVEFSPAAKQQFDEYLRRYPTKRAAMLPVLWLAQREFGYLSQEVLEYVAALLGESAAFVGGVASFYTMFYKKPMGKYRLQVCTNLSCTLRGAERIVEVCEHNLGIRPGETTADGQFSLDEAECLGSCGTAPMMQLNDDFCENLTPESTLELLERLARNGK